One genomic region from Phocoena sinus isolate mPhoSin1 chromosome 3, mPhoSin1.pri, whole genome shotgun sequence encodes:
- the LOC116751354 gene encoding LOW QUALITY PROTEIN: histone deacetylase 2-like (The sequence of the model RefSeq protein was modified relative to this genomic sequence to represent the inferred CDS: inserted 1 base in 1 codon; deleted 1 base in 1 codon; substituted 1 base at 1 genomic stop codon) yields the protein MAXSQGGSKKKVCYYYYDGDIGNYYYGQGHPMKPHRIRMTHNLLLNYGLYRKMEIYSPHKATAEEMTKYHSNEYIKFLRSIRPDNTFEYSKQMQRFNGGEDCPVFAGLFEFCQLSSGGSVAGAVKLNRQQTDMAVNWAGGLHHAKKSEASGFCYVNDIVLAILELLKYHQRVLYIDIDIHHGDGVEEAFYTTXVMTVSFHKYGEYFPGMGDLRDIGAGKGKYYAVNFPMRDGIDDESYGQIFKPIISKVMEMYQPSAMVLQCGADSLSGDRLGCFYLTVKGHAKCVEVVKTFNLPLLMLGGGGHTIRDVARCWTYETAVALGCEIPSELPYNDYFEYFGPDFKLHTSPSNMTNQNTPEYMEKIKQRLFENLRMLPHAAGVQMQAIPEEAVHEDSGDEDGEDPDKRISIRASDKRIACDEEFSDSEDEGEGGRRNVADHKKGAKKARIEEDKKETEDKKTDVKEDDKSKDNVVKKTDTKGAKSEELKQLLNLRVSSLSVRKYWEEKCFLFEDFWLHFILLWHGLYLFSKWLLLVLFLLASFIVSFLIMKQNFFSPPCFM from the exons ATGGCGTAGAGTCAGGGAGGCAGCAAGAAGAAAGTCTGCTACTACTACTACGATGGTGATATTGGAAATTATTATTACGGACAGGGTCATCCCATGAAACCTCATAGGATCCGCATGACCCATAACTTGCTGCTAAATTATGGCTtgtatagaaaaatggaaatatatagtCCCCATAAAGCCACTGCTGAAGaaatgacaaaataccacagcaATGAGTACATCAAATTTCTACGTTCAATAAGACCAGATAACACGTTCGAGTATAGTAAGCAGATGCAGAGATTTAATGGTGGAGAGGATTGTCCAGTGTTTGCTGGGCTCTTTGAGTTCTGTCAGCTTTCATCTGGTGGTTCAGTTGCTGGGGCTGTGAAGTTAAACCGACAACAAACTGATATGGCTGTTAACTGGGCTGGAGGATTACATCATGCTAAGAAATCAGAAGCATCAGGATTCTGTTATGTTAATGATATTGTGCTTGCCATCCTTGAATTACTAAAGTATCATCAGAGagttttatatattgatattgaTATCCATCATGGTGATGGTGTTGAAGAAGCTTTTTATACAA ATGTAATGACTGTATCATTCCATAAATATGGGGAATACTTTCCTGGAATGGGAGACTTGAGGGATATTGGTGCAGGAAAAGGCAAATACTATGCTGTCAATTTTCCAATGAGAGATGGTATAGATGATGAATCATATGGGCAGATATTTAAGCCTATTATCTCAAAAGTGATGGAGATGTATCAACCTAGTGCTATGGTGCTACAGTGTGGTGCAGACTCACTATCCGGTGACAGACTTGGTTGCTTCTATTTGACAGTCAAAGGTCATGCTAAATGTGTAGAAGTTGTAAAAACTTTCAATTTACCATTACTGATGCTTGGGGGAGGTGGACACACAATCCGCGATGTTGCTCGATGTTGGACATATGAGACTGCTGTTGCCCTTGGTTGTGAGATTCCCAGTGAATTGCCATATAATGATTACTTTGAGTATTTTGGACCAGACTTCAAACTGCATACTAGTCCTTCAAACATGACAAACCAGAACACTCCAGAATATATGGAAAAGATAAAACAGcgtttatttgaaaatttacgCATGTTGCCACATGCAGCTGGCGTCCAAATGCAAGCTATTCCAGAAGAGGCAGTTCATGAAGACAGTGGAGATGAAGATGGAGAAGATCCAGACAAGAGAATTTCTATTCGAGCATCAGACAAACGGATAGCTTGTGATGAAGAATTCTCAGATTCTGAGGACGAAGGAGAGGGAGGTCGCAGAAATGTGGCTGATCATAAGAAAGGAGCAAAGAAAGCTAGAATTGAAGAAGAcaagaaggaaacagaggacAAAAAAACAGATGTTAAAGAAGACGATAAGTCCAAGGACAAT GTGGTGAAAAAAACAGATACCAAAGGAGCCAAATCAGAAGAGCTCAAGCAACTCTTGAATTTGAGAGTCTCATCACTTTCAGTGAGAAAATAttgggaagaaaaatgttttctttttgaagactTCTGGCTTCATTTTATACTACTTTGGCATGgactgtatttattttcaaaatggcttttgttggttttgtttctcttggcAAGTTTTATTGTGAGTTTTCTAATTATGAAGCAAAATTTCTTTTCTCCACCATGCTTTATGTGA